A part of Miscanthus floridulus cultivar M001 chromosome 6, ASM1932011v1, whole genome shotgun sequence genomic DNA contains:
- the LOC136457792 gene encoding uncharacterized protein At2g39795, mitochondrial-like, which translates to MSVVILRRDYKDEKIEVTVSMPNLEGGPEFDDEDGEGDGESSAKDDEEAEEDDESAGDSSISLKVVVSKDSGPKLEFACTAFREEITIDDMLIVEKTDDDGEEKFPYEGPEFTELPVNVQKGLFKYLEQRGVTLSATNYMHDYMVTKQAQEYVRWMTKLKDFVKQ; encoded by the exons ATGAGCGTGGTTATTTTGAGAAGGGACTACAAGGACGAGAAGATTGAGGTTACTGTCAGCATGCCTAATTTAGAAGGAGGCCCTGAATTTGATGATGAGGATGGTGAGGGTGATGGTGAGAGTTCTGccaaggatgatgaagaagcagaagaagatgatgagagTGCCGGGGATAGCAGCATTTCTCTTAAGGTGGTAGTTTCCAAAGACTCTGGCCCAAAGCTTGAGTTCGCATGCACAGCCTTTCGTGAGGAGATCACCATTGACGATATGCTAATAGTAGAGAAAACAgacgatgatggagaagagaagtTCCCCTATGAGGGCCCTGAGTTCAC CGAGCTCCCTGTGAATGTTCAGAAAGGCCTGTTCAAATACTTGGAGCAAAGGGGGGTAACACTGTCGGCTACCAACTATATGCATGATTACATGGTGACTAAGCAGGCTCAGGAGTACGTCCGGTGGATGACAAAGCTGAAGGATTTTGTCAAGCAGTGA
- the LOC136457794 gene encoding uncharacterized protein At2g39795, mitochondrial-like, producing MALFAAARRAAASSVPILLRASASSGSHRSAALLRPLAAAVARPKPRAMPFSSAPETRPSSDAELLSVIDSEIKYAEDCDDHDRVGEIPDNIPFKISDEKGTNVVTLKRTYQGEQIEVVAHMPSLVTGDEPDHDRDGEDEGEDKEGDDNEEDEGQKPEQSSVPLTVTISKGDGPVLEFTCTAYPDEVLIDSLSVTQPSGDDEHDMIAYEGPDFNDLDENLQRAFHKYLELRGISPMTTNFLHEYMINKDSREYLLWLRKLKDYFKQ from the exons ATGGCCCTcttcgccgccgcccgccgcgccgcgGCCTCCTCCGTGCCCATCCTCCTCCGCGCCTCCGCCTCCTCGGGGTCCCACCGCAGCGCCGCCCTGCTCCGGCCCCTTGCTGCCGCCGTGGCGCGGCCGAAGCCCCGCGCGATGCCATTCTCCTCGGCCCCCGAGACGAGACCCAGCTCCGACGCCGAGCTACTCAGCGTCATCGACTCCGAGATCAAGTACGCCGAGGACTGCGACGACCACGACAGG GTTGGGGAGATTCCAGATAACATCCCTTTCAAAATCAGCGACGAGAAGGGGACGAATGTAGTTACCCTTAAAAGAACATATCAGGGTGAGCAGATTGAGGTTGTGGCTCACATGCCCAGCCTCGTCACTGGAGATGAGCCTGATCATGACCGTGATGGTGAGGACGAGggtgaggacaaggagggagatgACAATGAGGAAGACGAAGGCCAGAAGCCCGAACAGTCCAGCGTTCCTCTCACAGTCACTATCTCCAAGGGTGATGGTCCGGTCCTTGAATTCACCTGCACTGCCTATCCTGACGAGGTCCTCATCGACTCCTTGTCCGTGACACAGCCCTCAGGGGATGATGAACATGACATGATTGCATATGAGGGTCCTGATTTCAA TGACCTTGATGAGAACCTGCAGAGGGCATTCCACAAGTACCTGGAGCTGCGTGGCATTTCACCCATGACCACAAACTTCTTGCACGAGTACATGATCAACAAGGACAGCCGTGAGTACCTGCTCTGGCTGAGGAAGCTGAAGGATTACTTCAAGCAGTAG